AAGCTCTACGTTACCTGACATCTCCTCCAGCTTTTTCTTGAAGTCAGAGAGCTGTCAACACAAAGATTCTTCAACATCTCAAGCTCTTGAACTCAATGTAGAGAAAATTCATGATGTCGTTAACCTCATACCTGGATGTTTAGGGTTGAGACGTGTCTCTCCACGTTCCTCTTTGCCTCCATTTCCTCCTCCAGCTGTTCTTGTAGGGCGTTGCGATCATCCTCTATTTGACGTAGTTTAGTAGAGAACTGAAGCTTCTGTCGGGTTTCTTCAGCAAGCGACTCCTAAAATTGAAATCACGAGTCAAAATCCCACTTATTTTCCGactgttaaacaaaaaatgctTGAGTGAAACTGCACATTTGTTAGTACCTGTATATCTTGCACTTGAGAAGTCAGGCTAGCCACATCTTTGCTAAGCTTTATGTTCTTTCCTTCAGCATCATTCAGAAGATTGGTGACGCCTTCAAGTTCCACCTGTCAAATCAAGAACAGACGATAAATAAAGTCTTCTTGGTTTTCTCTTGAATCGAAAACTTTTTTAATTCTACAGTTCTAACAACAAAGTAACTCACCGTGATTTTAGACACCCGATCTCCAAGTTCAGCTTTCTGCTTCTCGCTGTCATTGAAACGAGACTGAAGGTCAACGAGTTGTCCCTCTACCTTCTTTCTCTTGTGTTCAACATCTTGTTTGCTCTGAGTAAGAGATCTGATCTCCACGTGAAGTTCTGACGTCTCCTTCTCCAAAGCTTGTTTGGTTTTCTCCAGATTCGCTTTCGCCTACGAAAAGTGATACTGGTTTTATATAAGCACTTGGTGAAAGATCTTGACAGAAGGGAAGTCGATTTTTTGGATGTGTTTACCCTCTTGGACTGCTCCAGCTGTTCTGTAATCTCCTCGAAAGCTTGGGTGTGTTTCTGTCTCATCTCCTGCACCTGAGCCTCATGAACACGACTCTCCTCCTCCATGGCTTTCTTCAGGAGAGTCACCTCCTGCTCACGTTTGGCCCTGAAAAAATATTCATCCTGATTTTATTCATCTCTTCAAGAAGGAACAGGGATATTAAAAAGCGTCTCTTTTCTGTTTTGGTCTCCAATGGGAGTAAgggacaaaacacacaaacctgaGTTCTTGCTGAGTAGCTGTTGTGTCCAACGTGTCCTCAAGTTCTGATTTAAGAGCTTCGAGCTCTTCTCCCAAGTCTCTCTTGGTCTTTTCAGCTTTGTTACGGGCAGCCCGCTCCGAATCCAAATCCTCCTGAAGATCTGAGATGTGTCCCTCCAGCTCTCTGATCTTCTTGAGTGCATTGTTCTTATGAGCAGTCTCATCCTCCAGTCTGATGTGAATGGACGGAGTGAAATATAACAAAAGCAACTTTTCGTTTGCGCTTAAATTAAATCGATCAGAAGCTTGGAACATGGAGTTCCTTACCGTGCCAATGCAGCCTGAAGCTCCTCCTCTTTCTTAGCGAGCTGGGCTTTGAGGTCCGCGATCTGAGCCTGAAGGTCAGCGATCTGCTCCTGAAAGTCATTTGATTCACCCTCCAGTTTCCTCTTGGCTTTTTCCAGCTCCTGGCGAgacttttcttctttctttaaGCGGACTATAGAGCAACACGTAATTCATTCCAGTTTATGATGCTAATCGGACATTGACATAATTGATTTCCAGAGTATTGTTTTAGAATAATAAACAAACCTTCAAGATCGGATATCATCGACTCGTGCTTATTCTTCAGCTTGGTCAGGTTTTTtgatttttcttcttcttcggCCAAATTTGAGCTAAAGTCTGCGACTCTTTCCTCTAGAAGCTTTCTCTCCTGCAAACAGAGAACATttgaaaatcataaaatatcATCTGACAAACACCACAAATATACAATACTTTACACATTAGATGCttcatcaaaatattttcaaaatgtttatttaaatcttttttctttGGAAGTATCAGCAAGAAGTTTAAAAGTAGATCCAGGCTATTAACCATAATGAGATTTATGTATGAAAAAGAATTATACACTAGTGGGTACGACCCATCTGATCTCTCCATCATTGAGCAGTTCTCAAGTGTTTTCAAGAATCTTGCCTATTAGTTCTTATAGATTTATGCTGTCTCAGATTTTTTGTTTCTTCATGTAATCTCAGACTGACTCTATGATGGATAATATCTCTGTGTGGACCATACCTTCATCTGAAGGACTCCTTGTTCATTCAAGAATTTCACTTAATACTATTAATGTTAGAAAACTAGTTTGATATTTATACAGGCACACTGaagcaaaaaatgaaaagaaatgtcTCATAAACATTATGTCTAATGCGCCTTAGACTTATGCACAGTAGTAATGAAACTAGCACGAACTCAAACCTTCTGCAGTTTGTTGTTATGGTCCTCCATGACCAAGACGTCATCCTCCAACTTCTTGATCTTGGCGTCACATGTAACCTTCTCCAGCTGCAGCTTCTGTCGAGCATCTTCTTCCTCCTCAAGATGGTCCTCAAGGTCCTTAAACCATACAAATAGTACACTTTAGGGTTGTCTCATCAATGCCCACCAACAAGCCTGTGACAAAAACTGAAGACATACTCTGATCTGGTCCTGCATCTTCTTCTTTTCCAGTTGTAGGGCTGCACCGTggtcttcctcctcctccagcCTGGCCTCCATCTCATGCAGGATCTCTTCTAGTTCTTGTTTCTTGGTGGCCAGGCGCATTCGCATTTCTTCCGCCTCTGCGTAGAGTTCGGTCTCGGCCTGCAGTTTCTCCTGGAGCTGGTTCCTTTCCTCGACAAGCTGgatatgaaatgtttttttgtttttttatttaaactttaaaatctgtaagAAAGCATCATTTCAACATCAGGACCTCTATACATACAGtacctgtgtgtgtttcagcGTGATGTCTTTCAGTTCCGTCTCAAATTTTGTTGCCGATTCATTAGCCCTTTGCAGCTCTTCCTCCTTCAGACCCATCTCCTCCTCCTGACGTGTCACCTGCAGGAGCGGCTTCACCTGTGGACAATGATGGAGATAGATGAATGGTAATGCATATCTGCGGATGGAGTGGTCACAAGGTTTTTCGGATAGCTTCCTGAATACTTGAATACAAAAACAATGTCCCACCTTTGTGAACAGTCTCCACCACTGCCAGTTCCTGAGTTTCAGATAAGCAGCACAGTTTCTCTGGATCACCTTCATCGCTGTCAACTGTTGCTGTCTCTTGGCGAAGGCCCTGCGAGGAGAATAGCTCTGCTTGTTTATCCTAAATTACACGGTCAAACCTTACATCTTATAATCTCAAGGTGTTAGACCCACTTTCTAGCTATGAAACCTCTGGCCTGTGCCTGGAAGGCGATGATTATGACGGTGATCTTAAGATCACGCTCCTCCTCAAGCTGGGCCAGGACTCCTGTGCGGAAGAAGATTTTGCTCTGACCGATACGGTACAGGTTTGGATCTAGGTCCAGGTGCTTGATCTACAGAGGAAGTTTGGTGGGAAAAAGAAACATTCACATTTTTAGGCAGTACGATCCTCTGGGACAAGAATTAGTTGGATGATGTCATGTTACCATGAGACAGCAGGCCTGCTTGCCATCCATGAAGCCCTTTGGAATAGCGTTTGCTGCCAAGATCTCATATCTGTAGACCTGGACAAAATCAAGAAAGTTACATAACTTGCAGTTACCATCTCATATGTTATGTCTACAAAGTTATGCAGTTAGAAGAATAACAATACAAACAGTCAATAAGTGCACCATAAAGGTCCAGATATACTTCACTTGAACGCAACGTCATTTCAAGGTTAATGTAGTCAAAATAAAGGTGTTTCGGATTTGTTGTGATGGTTCAAAACAGCTTGCACAAACTTTCAAGTAAACTTAGTATTGGCTATTAAAGACCTTTTAACTACTAATGGCCCAAAGCGATGACGTAACAGAAAGGACTCAAGTACGTTGATGCTAATATCTATTTAAACAGTCCATCATATGATACTTTAACAATGTAAATGCTCAGAAATGGTACACCTTTTTTTCAGCTGCTTTGAATTCCTTTCAGATCCTGAGTAAAATGTAAGCTTTGTCATGAGTATACCATGAGTCTTGCTATATGAAAAGCATCAAGCAATGTTACGTTAACCTCAACAACTTAAACCACCAACCGTTGGCGGAACTCCTGGAAGACAATTCTGTTGGGGAATCCTTGACGGCAGATTCTTATACCTTCCAACACACCGTTACATCTCAACTGTTCAAGCACCAGGTGGGCGTCCAATTTTCCTGCCTGAAAGCAAGAAAAAGTACTATGAACATGGACTGTTTTTCGTGCATTGCATTTAAAAGTAACCATTTTCCCAAAGTCTGCCTCTTTATAGGACAGTAGACGTCAGGCGCGCAGATGGCACTGGGGACGGATGGCACATGACCCCCTCAGATTCCAATCTGTCCCCCTCACTCTCCCTACGAAAGGCGACAAACATCAGTAAATCTGAGGATTAATCCGGGTTTCCGTTGTGTACATTAGCGTAAGTAGTGGCGGACAGGCCCGCTGCTCCTTAATTATTTTGCCGTCACTGCTTCAGAATCGGGTCGGGCCTgacacacaataataatctacCGGTCACCATTACTTTGTACCCACATTCTCACTACACGCTGTTCTGTTGTCAATAAACACACACGATGGTGGACGTTTACCACGGACGTTTACATTCTCTGTGCTCTCTGTGTGCTGCTGGTAGCCTGCTACGACTCCTGACCCCGCCCCCGGGGTCCAATGAGGAGCTGTTAGCTGTCTCAATTGTGCCTGTAGTAGCAGTAACCATAGTGATCATATGCCATCGTCTATGACTGAGCTGGTGATTTTGATGAGTTGGTGAACTGAAATAAATGGACTGCATAACTGCCACATAAGGCAatgaagagacaaaaaacaatcaccTCGTTTTTTCAAAAACCAAACAATATAAGTATCCTATGCCTGTTGACTTTTCCCAGATGTGGCagattagttttgttatttatttgtataactaGTCTTGCACTAGtagcaaacacagcaaaacgTGTAGAGTATGGCTATTAGGTGAGTGGACAGATGCAAATAGCGAATTAACACAGTTAATTTAAGTGCAAACCATTAGCCCAAATGACGCAAAGTAACTACTTGAGCACTATTTAAAGCccaaattatgcaaaataacTAACTGAGATGAAATTATTTGCTGACAGCTTGGTTCCCCCCAGTAAAAATATCCCATCTGCACCCCTGGTAGACGTACCCGTTTCTCATGATTAGGGATGATGCAGCGAACAAAGTTGGGCTGTGTGTTGTGCAGTGTGGTCATAAGCTTGGCCAGAGACTCTTTGTAAAGTTGACCCACGGTACGGAACATGCCCTTCTTGGTCTTGGAAGCACTAGGTGCAGAGCTGTCTGACATCTTGGCAATGGTTTCCAAACCAACCACACGATCAGCTGAGAAAGACAAAATATAGAAGATATCAGCCATTATCTCAATTATAAACCTTATGATTCAGTTTTATTGTACTGAATAACTAATACTGACAGTCCTTCCACAGATCTTGCACAAAAGGATTGGAGGAATTATTCAGGAGAGCTGTAACATTGTCATTCAGAGGGTCCATGTTCTTGGTCAACCATGCAGTTGCATTGTAGTCCACCTAAATGAGAAAGGTTTGGTTTCAAAACAGCATCTGGATCATCGTCTGGATCACAATGTTCTTCACGTTTTTTTGTAGGAACTTACCCTTCCGGCATAGTGGAACACAGAGAACTCAGTCTTGTCCTTCAGTTGCTTGGGTTTAGCAAACTTCAGATGATTAACGTGAGTGTTGCAAAGTTTCTCCACAAAGGACACGTCTGTCGCCTTGGGGAACCAACACTCTTCATCCAGCAGAGCCAGGATGCCTGGAGGGTTGTTCTGTTGGGATGATTCAGTACaaattaattaaacattttatgcaAGACTTCAAGAATTTAACAATTAACACTTAATGACTTGGTTGGCCTACAGGCACAAAAACATACCGCTCTTTCAATAAGTTCAATGCAAGGTTGCAAATCCAGACCGAAGTCGATGAAGTTCCACTCGATGCCTTCACGCTGGTACTCTTCCTGCTCCAGAATGAACATGGTGTGGTTGAAGAGCTGCTGGAGCCTCTCGTTGGTGTAGTTGATACAGAGCTGCTCAAATGAATTGTCCTGAAGGAGAAATACAGTACACGCCATTGGTCTCAACACATGTTAGAGATTTTTACCAATATGCTCTTTCCTTTCAGCGTTTCCAAACCTCAAAGATCTCAAAGCCCGCAATGTCCAAGATTCCCAGGAAAGATGCTCCCTGACGTTTGGTTTTGTCCAGTGCCTTATTAACTCTCAGAAGGATCCAACGGAACAAGCGTTCATACATGGCTTTAGCTAAGGCTTCAATTGCAAAATCTGCCTGTTGGGggaaaacaataaatgataagTAAAAGCTAACACTCACTGCATGTTGGCCCCCGTTCACAGCCGTGTTTGTGGAATTCATAAAGTTTGGAAGCATATACTTTATAGTGACTTTTAGAGCTCTTTACCTGTTCTTTGGTTTGGGCCTTCTGCACAACCTCACGACCAACTTTGATACGAGGTGTCAGAATGGCTCTTGTGAAGTCTGTCACATTAACGCCTTGGAGATGACAAACTTTCTGGGCAGCTGAGAATGGAAAACGCACTTGTCAGTTTCCGTCTgtaatgttatttatattaatagtcattTGATGTTTTGCCAATAGTGTCTGACCTGTGTTGTCTGGCATGGTTGCTTGTTCCTGGTTCCTCTCTTTCTTGAACTCAATGTTCCCCAACTGGAGCACAGTTGAGACTACTTTGAGGACATCTAACGAAGAAGAAAAAGTGGGAATAACATTTCTTATCATCTTTCTCTGGCCAAAAAGTATTTTTGCATTGACTAAATATTGACTAAATAATTACATTCCCTCGAAAATTGGGTAAaatatgaaagtgaaagtgacctattagtcagatatggtgacccatacccgaaatgtgacctctgcttttaacccatccagagagtagtgaacacacgcacagcaagtcgtgaacacacgtacacccggagcagtgggcagctatcactgcagcgcccggggagcaaggtgccttgctcaagggcacctcagtcgttacccgccggccctgggaatcaaaccggcaaccttctggtcacgagcccgactctctaaccattaggccacgactgccccagtCGTGGACAAAACCAACGTCCACATTTGTACTTATTTTATTGAATCTAATGCTGCACCTGCTCTTTCTTCAGGAGAAAAACCCATGATGTTCATGGCCTCCATGGTTTCGTCATACATTTCATCATCCTGGTTGCCTGGAATCTGGACGTGGCCGGCAGAAAGGAACCGATAGTTGCTGAAGCTCTCCAGCAGAAGCTCCTCTGTCAAAAAAAGAGTATGTATCATCATATGCCAATGCAAAAATGGTAGAAAAACAACAGTGATGCAAGAAGATCTGTTTTACGTTTTTGAACCTCATTCTGTCATTAAGccaaaatgaattaaatcaGAATGGAAGATGGTGGATGTACTAGCAGCTATGGACCTACCACGTAATTTGTCCTGAGCTCCTGCTACCATGTAGTAGAAAATGTGGAAGGCTCTTTCTGTTTTTGCTTGTCTGATACAGCGAGATTTCTCCAGCAGATCTGAGGTGGTTTGGAAATTAAGGTGCAATCTGTGTTTCATGCATTAATGTaaagtgtgtgatgtctttGGTTCTTCTGCTAATTCAGGATGTAAGAAGGCATCAGTTTCAA
The Triplophysa rosa linkage group LG7, Trosa_1v2, whole genome shotgun sequence genome window above contains:
- the myh11a gene encoding myosin-11a isoform X2; translation: MTKKSLSEDEKFLFLDKDFINSPVAQADWTAKKLVWVPTEKHGFEAASIKEEHGDEVLVELVDNAKKITVNKDDIQKMNPPKFSKVEDMAELTCLNEASVLHNLRERYFSGLIYTYSGLFCVVVNPYKMLPIYSEKIIEMYKGKKRHEVPPHIYSITDNAYRNMMQDREDQSILCTGESGAGKTENTKKVIQYLALVASSHKGKKDTSAGELEKQLLQANPILEAFGNAKTIKNDNSSRFGKFIRINFDVTGFIVGANIETYLLEKSRCIRQAKTERAFHIFYYMVAGAQDKLREELLLESFSNYRFLSAGHVQIPGNQDDEMYDETMEAMNIMGFSPEERADVLKVVSTVLQLGNIEFKKERNQEQATMPDNTAAQKVCHLQGVNVTDFTRAILTPRIKVGREVVQKAQTKEQADFAIEALAKAMYERLFRWILLRVNKALDKTKRQGASFLGILDIAGFEIFEDNSFEQLCINYTNERLQQLFNHTMFILEQEEYQREGIEWNFIDFGLDLQPCIELIERANNPPGILALLDEECWFPKATDVSFVEKLCNTHVNHLKFAKPKQLKDKTEFSVFHYAGRVDYNATAWLTKNMDPLNDNVTALLNNSSNPFVQDLWKDSDRVVGLETIAKMSDSSAPSASKTKKGMFRTVGQLYKESLAKLMTTLHNTQPNFVRCIIPNHEKRAGKLDAHLVLEQLRCNGVLEGIRICRQGFPNRIVFQEFRQRYEILAANAIPKGFMDGKQACCLMIKHLDLDPNLYRIGQSKIFFRTGVLAQLEEERDLKITVIIIAFQAQARGFIARKAFAKRQQQLTAMKVIQRNCAAYLKLRNWQWWRLFTKVKPLLQVTRQEEEMGLKEEELQRANESATKFETELKDITLKHTQLVEERNQLQEKLQAETELYAEAEEMRMRLATKKQELEEILHEMEARLEEEEDHGAALQLEKKKMQDQIRDLEDHLEEEEDARQKLQLEKVTCDAKIKKLEDDVLVMEDHNNKLQKERKLLEERVADFSSNLAEEEEKSKNLTKLKNKHESMISDLEVRLKKEEKSRQELEKAKRKLEGESNDFQEQIADLQAQIADLKAQLAKKEEELQAALARLEDETAHKNNALKKIRELEGHISDLQEDLDSERAARNKAEKTKRDLGEELEALKSELEDTLDTTATQQELRAKREQEVTLLKKAMEEESRVHEAQVQEMRQKHTQAFEEITEQLEQSKRAKANLEKTKQALEKETSELHVEIRSLTQSKQDVEHKRKKVEGQLVDLQSRFNDSEKQKAELGDRVSKITVELEGVTNLLNDAEGKNIKLSKDVASLTSQVQDIQESLAEETRQKLQFSTKLRQIEDDRNALQEQLEEEMEAKRNVERHVSTLNIQLSDFKKKLEEMSGNVELLEEGKKRLQRDLEAVNTQFEEKASAYDKLEKTKNRLQQELEDTLMDLDNQRQLVSNLEKRQKKFDQMLAEEKSISSKYSDERDRAEAEAREKETKVLSLARALEEAQVSREELERANKGLRAEMEDLVSSKDDVGKNVHELEKSKRGLEAQVEEMKTQLEELEDELQAAEDAKLRLEVNMQALKAQFERDLQGRDEQGEEKKRQLVKQVRELETELEDERKQRTVLAAAKKKMEGDMKDLEGQIETANKGRDEAIKQLRKLQAQTKDFQRELDDARAAREEVLSSAKENERKAKTLEAELLQLQEDLAAAERAKKQAESERDELADELASNTSGKSALSDEKRRLEAKIQQLEEELEEEQGNMEMLNDRLRKSVQQVDQLTNELQAERTTSQKNESARLLMERQNKEMKAKLQEMENQVKSKFKSSITALEAKVALLEEQLDQENREKQNTAKALRQKDKKLKDFVTQVEDERKQAEQYKDQADKANARVKQIKRQLEESEEESQRITAARRKLQRELDEATEANDTMSREVNSLKSKLRGNPEPTQ
- the myh11a gene encoding myosin-11a isoform X1; the encoded protein is MTKKSLSEDEKFLFLDKDFINSPVAQADWTAKKLVWVPTEKHGFEAASIKEEHGDEVLVELVDNAKKITVNKDDIQKMNPPKFSKVEDMAELTCLNEASVLHNLRERYFSGLIYTYSGLFCVVVNPYKMLPIYSEKIIEMYKGKKRHEVPPHIYSITDNAYRNMMQDREDQSILCTGESGAGKTENTKKVIQYLALVASSHKGKKDTSAGELEKQLLQANPILEAFGNAKTIKNDNSSRFGKFIRINFDVTGFIVGANIETYLLEKSRCIRQAKTERAFHIFYYMVAGAQDKLREELLLESFSNYRFLSAGHVQIPGNQDDEMYDETMEAMNIMGFSPEERADVLKVVSTVLQLGNIEFKKERNQEQATMPDNTAAQKVCHLQGVNVTDFTRAILTPRIKVGREVVQKAQTKEQADFAIEALAKAMYERLFRWILLRVNKALDKTKRQGASFLGILDIAGFEIFEDNSFEQLCINYTNERLQQLFNHTMFILEQEEYQREGIEWNFIDFGLDLQPCIELIERANNPPGILALLDEECWFPKATDVSFVEKLCNTHVNHLKFAKPKQLKDKTEFSVFHYAGRVDYNATAWLTKNMDPLNDNVTALLNNSSNPFVQDLWKDSDRVVGLETIAKMSDSSAPSASKTKKGMFRTVGQLYKESLAKLMTTLHNTQPNFVRCIIPNHEKRAGKLDAHLVLEQLRCNGVLEGIRICRQGFPNRIVFQEFRQRYEILAANAIPKGFMDGKQACCLMIKHLDLDPNLYRIGQSKIFFRTGVLAQLEEERDLKITVIIIAFQAQARGFIARKAFAKRQQQLTAMKVIQRNCAAYLKLRNWQWWRLFTKVKPLLQVTRQEEEMGLKEEELQRANESATKFETELKDITLKHTQLVEERNQLQEKLQAETELYAEAEEMRMRLATKKQELEEILHEMEARLEEEEDHGAALQLEKKKMQDQIRDLEDHLEEEEDARQKLQLEKVTCDAKIKKLEDDVLVMEDHNNKLQKERKLLEERVADFSSNLAEEEEKSKNLTKLKNKHESMISDLEVRLKKEEKSRQELEKAKRKLEGESNDFQEQIADLQAQIADLKAQLAKKEEELQAALARLEDETAHKNNALKKIRELEGHISDLQEDLDSERAARNKAEKTKRDLGEELEALKSELEDTLDTTATQQELRAKREQEVTLLKKAMEEESRVHEAQVQEMRQKHTQAFEEITEQLEQSKRAKANLEKTKQALEKETSELHVEIRSLTQSKQDVEHKRKKVEGQLVDLQSRFNDSEKQKAELGDRVSKITVELEGVTNLLNDAEGKNIKLSKDVASLTSQVQDIQESLAEETRQKLQFSTKLRQIEDDRNALQEQLEEEMEAKRNVERHVSTLNIQLSDFKKKLEEMSGNVELLEEGKKRLQRDLEAVNTQFEEKASAYDKLEKTKNRLQQELEDTLMDLDNQRQLVSNLEKRQKKFDQMLAEEKSISSKYSDERDRAEAEAREKETKVLSLARALEEAQVSREELERANKGLRAEMEDLVSSKDDVGKNVHELEKSKRGLEAQVEEMKTQLEELEDELQAAEDAKLRLEVNMQALKAQFERDLQGRDEQGEEKKRQLVKQVRELETELEDERKQRTVLAAAKKKMEGDMKDLEGQIETANKGRDEAIKQLRKLQAQTKDFQRELDDARAAREEVLSSAKENERKAKTLEAELLQLQEDLAAAERAKKQAESERDELADELASNTSGKSALSDEKRRLEAKIQQLEEELEEEQGNMEMLNDRLRKSVQQVDQLTNELQAERTTSQKNESARLLMERQNKEMKAKLQEMENQVKSKFKSSITALEAKVALLEEQLDQENREKQNTAKALRQKDKKLKDFVTQVEDERKQAEQYKDQADKANARVKQIKRQLEESEEESQRITAARRKLQRELDEATEANDTMSREVNSLKSKLRRGNEPSSFSSTPRRTGGGSRRGMIDSSDAADDDTDMQSDYNGTKSSD
- the myh11a gene encoding myosin-11a isoform X3 — protein: MPDNTAAQKVCHLQGVNVTDFTRAILTPRIKVGREVVQKAQTKEQADFAIEALAKAMYERLFRWILLRVNKALDKTKRQGASFLGILDIAGFEIFEDNSFEQLCINYTNERLQQLFNHTMFILEQEEYQREGIEWNFIDFGLDLQPCIELIERANNPPGILALLDEECWFPKATDVSFVEKLCNTHVNHLKFAKPKQLKDKTEFSVFHYAGRVDYNATAWLTKNMDPLNDNVTALLNNSSNPFVQDLWKDSDRVVGLETIAKMSDSSAPSASKTKKGMFRTVGQLYKESLAKLMTTLHNTQPNFVRCIIPNHEKRAGKLDAHLVLEQLRCNGVLEGIRICRQGFPNRIVFQEFRQRYEILAANAIPKGFMDGKQACCLMIKHLDLDPNLYRIGQSKIFFRTGVLAQLEEERDLKITVIIIAFQAQARGFIARKAFAKRQQQLTAMKVIQRNCAAYLKLRNWQWWRLFTKVKPLLQVTRQEEEMGLKEEELQRANESATKFETELKDITLKHTQLVEERNQLQEKLQAETELYAEAEEMRMRLATKKQELEEILHEMEARLEEEEDHGAALQLEKKKMQDQIRDLEDHLEEEEDARQKLQLEKVTCDAKIKKLEDDVLVMEDHNNKLQKERKLLEERVADFSSNLAEEEEKSKNLTKLKNKHESMISDLEVRLKKEEKSRQELEKAKRKLEGESNDFQEQIADLQAQIADLKAQLAKKEEELQAALARLEDETAHKNNALKKIRELEGHISDLQEDLDSERAARNKAEKTKRDLGEELEALKSELEDTLDTTATQQELRAKREQEVTLLKKAMEEESRVHEAQVQEMRQKHTQAFEEITEQLEQSKRAKANLEKTKQALEKETSELHVEIRSLTQSKQDVEHKRKKVEGQLVDLQSRFNDSEKQKAELGDRVSKITVELEGVTNLLNDAEGKNIKLSKDVASLTSQVQDIQESLAEETRQKLQFSTKLRQIEDDRNALQEQLEEEMEAKRNVERHVSTLNIQLSDFKKKLEEMSGNVELLEEGKKRLQRDLEAVNTQFEEKASAYDKLEKTKNRLQQELEDTLMDLDNQRQLVSNLEKRQKKFDQMLAEEKSISSKYSDERDRAEAEAREKETKVLSLARALEEAQVSREELERANKGLRAEMEDLVSSKDDVGKNVHELEKSKRGLEAQVEEMKTQLEELEDELQAAEDAKLRLEVNMQALKAQFERDLQGRDEQGEEKKRQLVKQVRELETELEDERKQRTVLAAAKKKMEGDMKDLEGQIETANKGRDEAIKQLRKLQAQTKDFQRELDDARAAREEVLSSAKENERKAKTLEAELLQLQEDLAAAERAKKQAESERDELADELASNTSGKSALSDEKRRLEAKIQQLEEELEEEQGNMEMLNDRLRKSVQQVDQLTNELQAERTTSQKNESARLLMERQNKEMKAKLQEMENQVKSKFKSSITALEAKVALLEEQLDQENREKQNTAKALRQKDKKLKDFVTQVEDERKQAEQYKDQADKANARVKQIKRQLEESEEESQRITAARRKLQRELDEATEANDTMSREVNSLKSKLRRGNEPSSFSSTPRRTGGGSRRGMIDSSDAADDDTDMQSDYNGTKSSD